In Ruminococcaceae bacterium BL-4, one DNA window encodes the following:
- the metS gene encoding methionyl-tRNA synthetase (Evidence 2a : Function from experimental evidences in other organisms; PubMedId : 11233169, 12682299, 12792655; Product type e : enzyme), with the protein MEKKTFYITTPIYYPSGNPHIGHSYCTVASDAIARYKRMQGYDVMFLTGTDEHGLKIEQKAEAEGITPKQYVDRISKVFQDLWKLLNISNDRFIRTTDDYHVKAVQKIFRQLHDQGDIYKGKYEGWYCTPCESFWTENQLKDGKCPDCGREVKWAEEEAYFFKLSKYADRLLQYYQDHPKFIQPESRKNEMISFINQGLQDLCVSRTSFTWGIPVDFDPKHVVYVWLDALTNYITALGYGSDDDSAYRKYWPADVHFVGKEIVRFHTIIWPAMLMALDLPLPKQVYGHGWLLFGDGTKMSKSKGNVVDPYILCERYGVDAIRYFLLREIPFGSDGVFTNEALISRINADLANDLGNLLSRTTAMVQKYFDGKIPAQRESADPDGELEKMGNELRAKCNQNIDGYQFSKALEEIWRFIARTNKYIDETTPWALGKEETKKARLAGVMAHLCESLRIVSILIKPFMPETAPKIQEQLGISGDQCSYETAGKFGEFPSDVTVQKGDTLFPRIDVDKEIEELNKLIPNPAAQQKPKIEGLAQITIDDFQKVELRAAKIINCEHIKRAKKLLKLTLDDGEKERTVCSGIAPWYQPENLIGKTIVLVANLKPAKLCGVESQGMLLAADAGDEVKVVFLDGVPAGSRIR; encoded by the coding sequence ATGGAAAAGAAAACATTTTATATCACAACGCCGATCTATTATCCGTCCGGCAATCCGCATATCGGTCACAGCTACTGTACCGTAGCAAGCGATGCAATCGCCCGTTATAAACGCATGCAGGGCTATGATGTTATGTTTCTGACTGGAACGGACGAGCATGGTCTGAAAATTGAACAGAAAGCAGAAGCAGAAGGCATCACTCCAAAGCAGTATGTCGACCGTATTTCCAAAGTTTTTCAGGATCTTTGGAAACTGCTCAATATCTCTAATGACCGCTTTATCCGTACAACAGATGACTATCATGTCAAGGCAGTCCAGAAAATTTTTAGGCAGTTACATGATCAGGGTGATATTTATAAGGGCAAATACGAGGGCTGGTACTGCACCCCCTGTGAATCCTTTTGGACAGAAAATCAGCTGAAAGACGGCAAATGCCCAGACTGCGGCCGCGAAGTCAAATGGGCAGAAGAAGAAGCCTATTTCTTTAAACTCTCCAAATATGCGGATCGGTTACTGCAATACTATCAGGATCACCCAAAATTCATTCAACCCGAAAGCCGCAAGAATGAAATGATCTCCTTTATCAATCAAGGGTTGCAGGATCTTTGCGTCTCCCGTACCAGCTTTACTTGGGGCATTCCGGTTGATTTTGACCCCAAACATGTTGTCTATGTGTGGCTGGACGCTTTGACGAACTATATTACCGCGCTGGGCTACGGCAGCGACGATGACAGTGCTTACCGTAAATACTGGCCTGCCGATGTCCATTTTGTTGGAAAAGAAATTGTTAGATTCCACACCATCATCTGGCCCGCCATGCTGATGGCACTTGATCTTCCTCTGCCGAAACAGGTTTACGGCCACGGATGGCTGCTTTTTGGTGACGGCACAAAAATGAGTAAAAGCAAGGGTAATGTTGTAGACCCTTATATTCTCTGTGAACGTTACGGCGTAGATGCAATCCGTTATTTTCTGCTGCGTGAAATTCCGTTTGGCAGTGACGGTGTCTTTACAAACGAAGCACTTATTTCGCGGATCAATGCCGATCTCGCGAATGATCTTGGAAATTTGCTCTCCCGCACAACCGCAATGGTGCAAAAATATTTTGACGGCAAAATTCCTGCTCAGCGGGAAAGTGCCGATCCCGACGGCGAACTAGAAAAGATGGGCAACGAACTGCGGGCAAAGTGCAACCAAAATATTGACGGCTATCAGTTTAGCAAAGCATTGGAAGAAATCTGGCGTTTTATCGCACGCACCAATAAATATATTGACGAAACCACCCCATGGGCTCTTGGAAAAGAGGAAACTAAAAAGGCCCGCCTTGCCGGAGTTATGGCACACCTCTGCGAAAGTCTGCGCATTGTCTCGATTTTGATTAAGCCTTTTATGCCCGAAACAGCGCCCAAAATTCAGGAGCAGCTTGGGATCAGCGGCGATCAATGCAGCTATGAAACTGCCGGAAAGTTTGGTGAATTTCCCTCTGATGTAACCGTGCAAAAAGGAGATACTCTTTTCCCCCGTATTGACGTTGACAAGGAAATCGAAGAACTCAACAAGCTGATCCCAAATCCCGCTGCACAGCAGAAACCAAAGATTGAAGGGCTTGCGCAGATCACAATCGATGATTTTCAGAAAGTTGAACTGCGCGCTGCAAAAATTATCAACTGTGAACACATTAAGCGTGCAAAAAAGCTGCTGAAATTAACTTTGGATGACGGAGAAAAAGAGCGCACGGTCTGCAGCGGAATTGCACCATGGTATCAGCCGGAAAATTTGATTGGAAAAACCATTGTCCTCGTCGCCAACCTAAAGCCTGCCAAACTTTGCGGCGTAGAAAGTCAAGGAATGCTTTTGGCAGCGGATGCCGGTGATGAAGTAAAAGTCGTATTTCTGGATGGTGTTCCGGCAGGAAGCCGAATTCGATGA
- a CDS encoding Putative deoxyribonuclease YcfH (Evidence 3 : Putative function from multiple computational evidences), which translates to MNKIFDSHAHYDDAAFDSDRKMVLDTFLPQSGVCGLIDCGASLESSRKALLLAQKYSYIYAAIGLHPEEVKEAPENWLTELEQMLRKKNSKLIAIGEIGLDYHFAENASREDQKKAFIAQLELAKRYDLPVIIHDREAHGDTMEILRRYRPRGVMHCFSGSVEMMRELVKIGMYVGLGGAVTFKNARVPVAVAAAVPSDRLLTETDCPYMAPVPFRGKRCDSTMIPKSAAVIAQARSCTTQEVLQLGIENACKLFHISL; encoded by the coding sequence ATGAACAAAATTTTTGACAGTCATGCGCATTACGATGATGCCGCATTTGATTCTGACCGTAAAATGGTTCTGGATACGTTTTTACCTCAGAGCGGTGTTTGTGGTCTGATTGACTGCGGTGCTTCTCTTGAGAGCAGCCGAAAAGCCCTCTTGCTTGCTCAGAAATATTCCTATATTTATGCAGCGATTGGACTTCATCCGGAAGAAGTAAAAGAAGCTCCGGAAAACTGGCTGACCGAATTGGAACAAATGCTGAGAAAAAAGAACTCCAAGCTGATTGCAATCGGCGAAATTGGACTCGATTATCATTTTGCTGAGAATGCTTCAAGAGAAGATCAGAAAAAAGCTTTTATCGCACAGTTGGAGCTTGCAAAAAGATATGATCTTCCGGTTATCATTCACGACCGCGAGGCGCACGGCGATACGATGGAAATTCTGCGAAGATATCGTCCACGCGGCGTTATGCACTGTTTTTCCGGCAGTGTTGAAATGATGCGGGAACTGGTGAAAATCGGAATGTATGTAGGGTTGGGCGGAGCTGTCACCTTTAAAAATGCGAGGGTTCCGGTTGCGGTTGCAGCGGCGGTTCCTTCTGATCGACTTTTAACAGAAACCGACTGTCCCTATATGGCACCGGTACCTTTCCGCGGAAAGCGCTGCGACAGTACCATGATTCCAAAATCAGCGGCAGTCATTGCACAAGCCCGCAGCTGTACAACCCAAGAAGTGTTGCAGTTAGGAATTGAAAATGCCTGCAAGCTGTTTCATATTTCTCTTTAA
- a CDS encoding Cytidylate kinase, translating to MKQFVIALTRRCGAGATPIGKILAKNLDVHFYNRELLRLASDDSGISEELFAKVDEETKKSLLYRVSKKVYDGTIIPPESDNFLSNENLFNYQAKVLNELANRESFVVVGRAANFVLRDRPNVISVYLYAPEEICVQHQMDLMNFSYDEAVRYVKKQNKYRRGYCAHHTGQIWEDMRNYALCIDTNELGYEGTAKLIEDFLMKRMKRIPF from the coding sequence TTGAAGCAGTTTGTGATAGCCCTTACTAGGCGATGCGGGGCCGGAGCAACCCCGATTGGAAAGATCCTCGCAAAAAATCTTGACGTGCATTTTTATAATCGCGAGCTTTTACGGTTAGCTTCAGATGATAGTGGAATTAGTGAAGAACTTTTTGCCAAGGTGGATGAAGAGACCAAAAAGAGTCTGCTTTATAGAGTTTCAAAAAAAGTGTACGATGGCACCATAATTCCGCCGGAAAGTGATAATTTTCTTTCGAATGAAAATCTTTTTAATTATCAGGCGAAGGTACTCAATGAGCTTGCAAACAGAGAATCTTTTGTGGTCGTTGGCAGAGCGGCAAATTTTGTGTTAAGAGACCGCCCCAATGTTATTTCAGTTTATCTTTATGCACCGGAAGAAATTTGTGTTCAGCACCAGATGGATTTGATGAACTTTTCCTATGATGAGGCAGTTCGCTATGTTAAGAAACAAAATAAGTATCGCCGTGGCTATTGTGCGCATCACACCGGACAAATCTGGGAAGATATGCGCAATTATGCGCTTTGCATCGATACCAATGAGCTGGGTTATGAAGGGACTGCAAAGCTGATTGAAGATTTTCTTATGAAGCGTATGAAACGCATTCCATTTTGA
- a CDS encoding D-amino-acid oxidase: protein MKYDVIIVGGGIIGCSVAYYLSKRNQKVLLLEKRDHAQGSAGATDGVVSYHTKKPGAQMDLAVQSLKLYETLEKELGESIEFVRDCGGMQLAENKDQWDMLSKIADKQRESGVDIRMISVSEARKIEPQLAPDLYGVLYAPCGGKVEPIKLTMAFLHAAKRQGVEVKNHLGVIEIKKDSAGKVTGVVTEDGSFYEAPKVVISSGSWSAEVGKMAGLDLPIKPRRGQLLVTEAVGPFMHCTFQCALYNVIKFMPETIKDPKILHIGASLSIHQTKNGGLLIGGTREWAGFDRFNSLEAVEAIAHRALRFFPALKDVSVIRAFAGLRPYTPDGKALIGGTKKVPGLYLAAGHEGDGIALAPITGKLLSEEIVDGKSSYSLEPFSPDRFS, encoded by the coding sequence ATGAAGTATGATGTCATTATTGTCGGCGGAGGCATTATTGGCTGTTCCGTTGCCTATTACCTTTCCAAACGGAATCAGAAAGTTCTGCTTCTTGAAAAGCGTGATCATGCACAGGGCTCTGCCGGTGCTACAGATGGTGTTGTCAGCTATCATACCAAAAAACCGGGAGCACAGATGGACTTGGCAGTTCAGTCTTTAAAGCTCTATGAGACGCTGGAAAAGGAACTCGGAGAGTCCATTGAGTTTGTTCGGGACTGCGGCGGAATGCAGTTGGCAGAAAATAAGGATCAGTGGGATATGCTCAGCAAGATTGCGGATAAGCAGCGCGAAAGCGGTGTAGATATTCGCATGATTTCGGTCAGTGAGGCAAGAAAGATTGAACCTCAGCTGGCGCCTGATCTTTATGGAGTGCTTTATGCGCCATGCGGAGGCAAGGTAGAGCCAATTAAGCTTACAATGGCATTTTTACACGCGGCAAAACGGCAGGGAGTCGAAGTGAAAAATCATTTGGGGGTTATCGAAATCAAAAAAGACAGTGCAGGCAAAGTAACGGGTGTTGTAACCGAAGACGGCAGTTTTTATGAAGCGCCGAAAGTGGTGATCTCGAGCGGTTCCTGGTCGGCTGAGGTTGGAAAAATGGCAGGACTCGATCTGCCGATAAAACCTCGTCGCGGACAGCTTTTAGTAACAGAAGCGGTCGGTCCGTTTATGCATTGCACGTTTCAGTGTGCTTTATATAATGTGATCAAATTTATGCCGGAGACGATTAAAGACCCTAAAATCCTCCATATAGGCGCTTCTCTGAGTATCCACCAGACGAAAAACGGCGGGCTTTTAATTGGAGGTACCCGTGAATGGGCCGGATTTGATCGTTTTAATTCTTTAGAAGCAGTGGAAGCAATCGCGCATCGGGCACTGCGCTTTTTCCCGGCTCTTAAAGATGTCAGCGTCATTCGCGCATTTGCAGGATTGCGCCCCTATACACCGGACGGCAAGGCACTGATCGGCGGGACAAAAAAAGTGCCGGGTCTTTATCTGGCTGCAGGCCATGAGGGTGATGGAATTGCTTTGGCACCAATTACCGGGAAATTGCTTTCTGAAGAGATTGTAGACGGAAAGTCTTCCTATTCGTTGGAGCCATTCTCCCCAGATCGGTTTTCCTGA
- a CDS encoding Fer2_BFD domain-containing protein, with product MNDDVLICRCQEITRGEIIQAIHDGATTVDGVKRRTRACMGLCQGKTCERLIQGIIAEETGKNRAEIQPQKTRMPVRPLKLSVLGGDGKDEV from the coding sequence ATGAATGATGATGTTCTGATTTGCCGCTGCCAGGAAATCACCCGCGGGGAGATCATTCAGGCTATCCATGATGGTGCGACGACAGTAGACGGTGTAAAACGCCGCACCAGAGCCTGTATGGGACTTTGTCAGGGGAAAACCTGCGAACGTCTGATCCAGGGAATTATTGCGGAGGAAACGGGGAAAAATCGCGCGGAAATTCAGCCGCAGAAAACCCGTATGCCGGTGCGTCCTTTAAAATTGAGTGTACTGGGAGGGGACGGAAAAGATGAAGTATGA
- a CDS encoding 4Fe-4S ferredoxin, which yields MIEKEGIIYTGFPSKEELLSCPGVPSEERMKKGRVAVIECVQQIPCNPCASACPMVAITIGENITNLPHLNEEKCTGCGLCIAKCPGLAITVVNKAFGKGEASIDFPFEYLPLPKEGDIVDAVSRAGEPVCKGRILKVKNLAAYAGTTVISMAIPVEFADTVRSMKRLPNPAVEGA from the coding sequence ATGATTGAGAAAGAAGGAATCATTTATACTGGGTTTCCGTCAAAGGAAGAGCTCCTGTCCTGCCCTGGAGTTCCCAGTGAAGAGCGAATGAAAAAAGGGCGTGTAGCGGTCATTGAATGTGTTCAGCAGATTCCCTGCAATCCCTGCGCCAGTGCCTGCCCTATGGTTGCAATTACAATCGGGGAAAACATTACGAATCTTCCCCATTTGAATGAAGAAAAATGTACCGGCTGTGGATTGTGCATTGCAAAATGTCCTGGCCTTGCAATTACAGTCGTTAATAAGGCTTTCGGAAAAGGAGAGGCCTCCATTGATTTTCCATTTGAATACTTGCCGTTGCCTAAAGAGGGCGATATTGTGGATGCGGTTTCCCGTGCAGGAGAGCCGGTTTGCAAAGGCAGAATTCTCAAAGTGAAAAATCTTGCAGCTTATGCGGGAACAACAGTGATCTCCATGGCAATTCCAGTTGAGTTTGCGGATACGGTTCGCAGCATGAAACGTCTGCCGAATCCGGCAGTGGAAGGAGCGTGA
- a CDS encoding Pyr_redox_2 domain-containing protein, protein MKTLETEVAIVGAGSAGLSAACQARNAGAKVLVIDENSRPGGQLFKQIHKFFGSNEHQAGTRGYVIGQKLLKKTQDCGADVMLNSLVYGIQPEDLTMGIIQNGENCQLHAKKIIIAAGAKENYLPFPGSTLPGVMGAGAAQTMINVNRVLPGKKIVMMGSGNVGLIVSYQLMQAGADVLGIVEGAPKIGGYGVHAGKIRRAGVPFYLGHTIKQVYGKNCVEAVEIAKVDEKFNPIDGTEITIEADTVCMAVGLNPMTELAWMAGCQFDFIPAFGGHVPLHDWNMETTIPGVYVAGDITGVEEASTAMEEGNLAGVAAAEALGYLSEKDAAEKKAAIVERLNTLRCGPFGEGRRKFKEHQIADMEALKCGEFFGRCIEK, encoded by the coding sequence ATGAAAACACTGGAAACAGAGGTTGCGATTGTCGGCGCCGGTTCTGCCGGACTTTCGGCTGCCTGTCAGGCACGCAATGCCGGGGCAAAGGTATTGGTCATTGATGAAAACAGCCGTCCCGGCGGGCAGCTTTTTAAACAGATTCATAAATTTTTTGGTTCTAATGAACATCAGGCTGGAACCCGTGGTTATGTGATCGGGCAAAAACTTTTGAAAAAAACGCAGGACTGCGGAGCCGATGTCATGCTTAATAGCCTTGTCTATGGCATTCAGCCCGAAGATCTCACAATGGGCATTATCCAAAATGGGGAAAATTGTCAGCTGCATGCTAAAAAGATCATTATTGCAGCGGGCGCAAAGGAAAATTATTTGCCGTTTCCCGGCTCTACGCTGCCGGGTGTAATGGGTGCAGGTGCTGCGCAGACCATGATTAATGTTAACCGGGTTCTTCCTGGTAAAAAAATTGTGATGATGGGTTCCGGCAATGTAGGTTTGATTGTTTCTTATCAGTTGATGCAGGCAGGCGCAGATGTTCTCGGAATCGTCGAAGGTGCTCCAAAAATCGGGGGATACGGCGTCCATGCTGGAAAAATCCGCAGAGCGGGGGTTCCATTTTATCTGGGACATACGATCAAACAGGTATATGGAAAAAACTGTGTGGAAGCAGTCGAAATTGCAAAAGTAGATGAAAAGTTTAATCCAATCGATGGAACTGAGATAACGATCGAAGCAGATACCGTTTGTATGGCGGTAGGCCTCAATCCTATGACGGAGCTTGCATGGATGGCAGGCTGTCAGTTCGATTTTATTCCTGCTTTCGGCGGGCATGTTCCGCTGCATGATTGGAATATGGAAACGACGATTCCTGGTGTTTACGTTGCTGGAGATATTACCGGCGTTGAAGAAGCTTCTACCGCTATGGAAGAAGGAAATCTTGCCGGAGTTGCTGCAGCCGAAGCTTTGGGTTATCTAAGTGAGAAGGACGCAGCAGAGAAAAAGGCCGCAATCGTAGAACGGCTCAATACATTGCGCTGTGGACCTTTTGGAGAAGGGCGCAGAAAGTTTAAAGAACATCAGATTGCTGATATGGAAGCACTCAAATGCGGTGAATTTTTTGGGAGGTGCATTGAGAAATGA
- a CDS encoding 2Fe-2S ferredoxin-type domain-containing protein — protein MILRVIEHPILGTLTDLKKVTLYFNGEPIEAVEGEPIAAALLNAGIKVFRTTAKRHEPRSVFCAIGRCTDCMMIVDGVPNTRTCVTPVHDGMHVKRQEGLGTVRKEADK, from the coding sequence TCGAACACCCGATTTTGGGTACATTGACAGATCTTAAAAAAGTCACGCTGTATTTTAATGGAGAACCAATCGAGGCGGTTGAAGGGGAACCAATTGCAGCGGCACTTTTAAATGCAGGTATTAAAGTCTTCCGTACAACGGCAAAACGCCATGAGCCGCGCAGTGTTTTTTGCGCGATTGGGCGTTGTACCGACTGTATGATGATTGTAGATGGAGTCCCGAATACGCGCACTTGTGTAACGCCTGTTCATGACGGAATGCATGTGAAGCGGCAGGAAGGGCTTGGTACCGTTCGAAAGGAGGCAGACAAATGA